From the genome of Saccopteryx bilineata isolate mSacBil1 chromosome 6, mSacBil1_pri_phased_curated, whole genome shotgun sequence, one region includes:
- the CDS2 gene encoding phosphatidate cytidylyltransferase 2, which translates to MNELRLRAVREPDAPSEDKASEAEVKADGETASDSESRAEAAPQVTSADDTPEVLNRALSNLSSRWKNWWVRGILTLAMIAFFFVIIYLGPMVLMIIVMCVQIKCFHEIITIGYNVYHSYDLPWFRTLSWYFLLCVNYFFYGETVTDYFFTLVQREEPLRILSRYHRFISFTLYLIGFCMFVLSLVKKHYRLQFYMFGWTHVTLLIVVTQSHLVIHNLFEGMIWFIVPISCVICNDIMAYMFGFFFGRTPLIKLSPKKTWEGFIGGFFATVLFGLLLSYVMSGYRCFVCPVEYNNDTNSFTVDCEPSDLFLLHEYNIPEVIQSAIGWKIVRMYPFQIHSIALSTFASLIGPFGGFFASGFKRAFKIKDFANTIPGHGGIMDRFDCQYLMATFVNVYIASFIRGPNPSKLIQQFMTLRPDQQLHIFNTLKSHLTDKGMLTGATED; encoded by the exons GCGTCGGAGGCAGAAGTAAAGGCAGATGGAGAGACTGCATCGGACAGTGAGAGCCGAGCGGAAGCTGCTCCCCAAGTAACCTCTGCAGACGATACCCCAGAGGTCCTCAACAGGGCCCTTTCCAACTTGTCTTCAAG ATGGAAGAACTGGTGGGTGAGAGGCATCCTGACTTTGGCCATGATTGCGTTTTTCTTCGTCATCATTTACCTGGGACCAATGGTTTTAATGATAATT GTGATGTGTGTTCAGATAAAATGTTTCCACGAGATTATCACTATTGGCTACAATGTCTACCACTCCTATGACCTCCCCTGGTTCAGGACCCTCAGCTG GTACTTTTTGCTGTGTGTAAACTATTTCTTCTACGGCGAAACAGTGACGGATTATTTCTTCACTTTGGTCCAGAGAGAGGAGCCGTTGCGGATTCTCAGCAGATACCACCGGTTCATTTCCTTTACTCTCTACCTGATAG GATTCTGCATGTTTGTATTGAGTCTGGTCAAGAAGCATTACCGCCTGCAGTTCTACATG tTTGGCTGGACCCATGTAACCTTACTGATTGTTGTCACCCAGTCACATCTTGTTATTCACAACCTGTTTGAGGGAATGATCTG GTTCATTGTCCCCATTTCTTGCGTAATCTGTAATGACATCATGGCCTATATGTTCGGCTTCTTCTTTGGTCGAACGCCACTCATCAAG CTGTCACCGAAGAAGACCTGGGAAGGCTTCATTGGGGGCTTCTTTGCTACTGTGCTCTTTGGCCTGCTG CTGTCCTATGTGATGTCTGGGTACAGATGCTTCGTCTGCCCCGTGGAGTACAACAATGACACCAATAGCTTCACTGTGGACTGTGAGCCCTCGGACCTGTTTCTCCTGCATGAGTACAACATTCCTGAGGTGATCCAGTCGGCCATCGGCTGG AAAATCGTCCGGATGTACCCCTTCCAGATTCACAGCATCGCCCTCTCCACCTTTGCCTCGCTCATTGGCCCCTTCGGAGGCTTCTTCGCAAGTGGATTCAAACGAGCCTTTAAAATCAAA GACTTTGCCAACACTATTCCTGGCCACGGGGGCATCATGGACCGCTTTGACTGCCAGTATCTGATGGCTACCTTTGTCAATGTGTACATCGCCAGTTTTATCAG GGGCCCGAACCCGAGCAAGCTGATCCAGCAGTTCATGACCTTGCGGCCAGATCAGCAGCTCCACATCTTCAACACGCTCAAGTCTCACCTGACCGACAAGGGGATGCTGACAGGGGCCACAGAGGACTAG